One genomic segment of Ricinus communis isolate WT05 ecotype wild-type chromosome 5, ASM1957865v1, whole genome shotgun sequence includes these proteins:
- the LOC8287961 gene encoding metalloendoproteinase 1-MMP, with the protein MFRFFSYFCYLYVYFLLRSRPSFPARLIPDSMTVITTGTHNTSNATWHDFTRFLDAGQGSEVTGMSELKKYLNRFGYLPGNVNFTDIFDLEFESAILAYQNNLGLPVTGKLDADTISTIMSPRCGVSDKTTDSLHVTKHYAYFYGKPRWTKGSPIALTYSFSPENMIDYISLDDIKIVFRRAFSRWASVIPVNFMEVEEYKSADIKIGWYHHDHGDGEPFDGVLGVLAHAFSPENGRFHLDEAETWAVDFDKVKSRVAVDLESVATHEIGHILGLAHSSVKEAVMYPSLSPRTKKVDLKIDDVEGVQALYGSNPNFKFSSLMESENSIDKGIGIKCRISIWSISLLVGALLLFLFS; encoded by the coding sequence ATGTTTCGTTTTTTCAGTTATTTCTGTTACCTCTACGTCTATTTCCTTCTCCGTTCCCGCCCTTCATTTCCTGCCAGACTTATACCAGACTCCATGACTGTCATAACCACCGGTACCCATAACACCAGCAACGCCACGTGGCATGATTTTACTCGCTTCCTCGACGCGGGGCAGGGCAGTGAAGTCACTGGCATGTCTGAGCTGAAGAAATACTTGAACCGTTTCGGTTACCTCCCGGGGAACGTTAATTTCACCGATATATTTGATTTGGAGTTCGAGTCAGCAATTTTAGCTTATCAAAACAATTTGGGCTTACCTGTGACAGGTAAATTAGATGCCGATACCATCTCTACAATCATGTCACCTAGATGCGGTGTCAGCGATAAGACAACCGATTCTTTACATGTGACAAAACATTATGCATATTTCTATGGCAAGCCAAGGTGGACAAAGGGATCGCCAATAGCATTAACCTATTCTTTTTCGCCTGAAAATATGATTGATTACATAAGTTTAGACGATATAAAGATTGTATTTAGGCGGGCTTTTTCGAGATGGGCATCAGTTATTCCGGTTAATTTCATGGAAGTTGAAGAATACAAATCGGCCGATATTAAAATCGGGTGGTATCACCATGATCACGGCGATGGAGAGCCGTTTGATGGGGTTTTAGGAGTATTAGCACATGCTTTTTCTCCAGAGAACGGAAGGTTTCATCTTGATGAAGCTGAGACATGGGCTGTTGATTTTGACAAGGTTAAGTCAAGGGTAGCCGTTGATTTGGAATCAGTAGCAACTCATGAAATCGGACATATACTTGGTTTGGCTCATTCTTCGGTCAAAGAAGCTGTGATGTATCCAAGTTTAAGTCCAAGGACAAAGAAAGTGGACTTAAAGATTGATGATGTGGAAGGTGTTCAAGCTCTTTATGGGTCAAACCCTAATTTCAAGTTTAGTTCTTTGATGGAGTCTGAAAATTCTATTGACAAAGGGATCGGCATCAAATGTAGAATATCGATATGGAGCATTTCTTTGTTGGTGGGTGCTTTGTTACTGTTTCTGTTTTCATGA
- the LOC8287960 gene encoding protein NONRESPONDING TO OXYLIPINS 2, mitochondrial isoform X3 has protein sequence MASSCRRFISKSSLSSIKSAIRSNAPKSPSPSPSSPSSLPSASLPRRFSFSSRAPCELGCVQSLLPLHSAVAVARMTSCLSTTSRSCRALSQELGLSVPR, from the exons atggCCTCATCTTGCCGTAGATTTATCTCCAAATCATCTCTATCATCCATTAAATCAGCTATCAGATCCAACGCTCCAAAATCTCCCTCTCCCTCCCCCTCTTCTCCCTCTTCACTCCCTTCTGCTTCCCTTCCTCGCCGCTTCTCCTTCTCTTCCAG AGCTCCGTGTGAATTGGGATGCGTGCAGTCGCTACTGCCGTTACACAGCGCAGTCGCGGTTGCGAGGATGACGTCATGTTTGAGTACGACATCGAGGAGTTGCCGTGCGCTATCTCAGG AGCTTGGTCTGTCAGTTCCAAGGTGA
- the LOC8287960 gene encoding protein NONRESPONDING TO OXYLIPINS 2, mitochondrial isoform X4, whose protein sequence is MASSCRRFISKSSLSSIKSAIRSNAPKSPSPSPSSPSSLPSASLPRRFSFSSRAPCELGCVQSLLPLHSAVAVARMTSCLSTTSRSCRALSQDGIDGT, encoded by the exons atggCCTCATCTTGCCGTAGATTTATCTCCAAATCATCTCTATCATCCATTAAATCAGCTATCAGATCCAACGCTCCAAAATCTCCCTCTCCCTCCCCCTCTTCTCCCTCTTCACTCCCTTCTGCTTCCCTTCCTCGCCGCTTCTCCTTCTCTTCCAG AGCTCCGTGTGAATTGGGATGCGTGCAGTCGCTACTGCCGTTACACAGCGCAGTCGCGGTTGCGAGGATGACGTCATGTTTGAGTACGACATCGAGGAGTTGCCGTGCGCTATCTCAGG ATGGAATTGATGGTACGTGA
- the LOC8287960 gene encoding uncharacterized protein LOC8287960 isoform X1 produces the protein MRAVATAVTQRSRGCEDDVMFEYDIEELPCAISGYTLLHLSWPLIRPFITLFILLHINFKINSGPVNYGPLHLYQMELMVRETCVLFLESLVCQFQGDLLGEKYWDRICFYMIGEARPSSFSFCEDFC, from the exons ATGCGTGCAGTCGCTACTGCCGTTACACAGCGCAGTCGCGGTTGCGAGGATGACGTCATGTTTGAGTACGACATCGAGGAGTTGCCGTGCGCTATCTCAGGGTACACTCTGCTGCACCTCTCCTGGCCTCTAATTCGGCCATTtattactctttttattttact GCacataaatttcaaaataaactCGGGACCTGTCAATTATGGCCCACTGCATCTTTATCAA ATGGAATTGATGGTACGTGAAACTTGTGTGCTGTTTTTGGAG AGCTTGGTCTGTCAGTTCCAAGGTGACCTGTTAGGAGAAAAATACTGGGACAGGATATGTTTTTACATGATTGGAGAAGCAAGGCCTAGTAGCTTTTCCTTTTGTGAagatttttgttga
- the LOC8267732 gene encoding O-fucosyltransferase 29, whose protein sequence is MGVAKAWRFSLISADLAPSHQQNGSHSPKRGGGGGKHYHHYHHNHSNEWWRSSATQQQRKKIPWSLVCGLMLFVLGLISLFTGHVASDLEWYSQRLVKRSLGRLDGGRREQIDIWDSKYSKFFYGCSERGRNFAPAIREKSSNGYLLIAASGGLNQQRTGITDAVVVARILNATLVVPELDHHSYWKDDSDFVNIFDVDWFISYLAKDVTIVKRVPDKVMRTMEKPPYTMRVPRKSPPEYYLDQVLPILLRRHVVQLTKFDYRLANNLDEEELQKLRCRVNYHALRFAKSIQDIGQGLVMKMRKMTSRFIAVHLRFEPDMLAFSGCYYGGGEKERFELGEIRKRWDTLPDLSAEEERARGKCPLTPHEVGLMLRALGFANDTYIYVASGEIYGGEETLRPLRELFPNFYTKEMLANEELKPFLPFSSRLAAIDYIVCDESDVFVTNNNGNMAKILAGQRRYAGHKRTIRPNAKRLSKLLMVRNKMDWDTFAKKVKACQRGFMGEPDEMRPGRGEFHEYPSSCICEKPFSNDESGKDEGHLLHQVPMNSKENVQSKYFKENPGDESLRISKKRSMEEDPVNLTDAEDDDKFPD, encoded by the exons ATGGGAGTAGCCAAGGCGTGGAGGTTTAGCTTGATATCGGCCGACCTGGCGCCTTCACATCAACAAAATGGTAGCCACAGCCCCAAAAGAGGCGGCGGAGGCGGAAAGCACTACCACCATTATCACCACAATCACAGTAACGAGTGGTGGAGATCCTCTGCGACGCAGCAGCAACGCAAGAAGATTCCATGGTCGTTAGTGTGCGGATTAATGCTGTTCGTTTTAGGTTTGATTTCGCTATTTACAGGACATGTGGCGTCTGATCTTGAATGGTACTCTCAAAGATTGGTTAAGCGCAGCTTAGGCCGACtg GATGGGGGTAGGCGTGAACAGATTGATATTTGGGATTCAAAGTACTCAAAGTTTTTCTATGGATGCAGCGAAAGAGGACGTAATTTTGCTC CTGCCATTCGTGAGAAGTCTTCAAATGGGTATTTGCTTATTGCAGCAAGTGGAGGGCTTAACCAACAAAGAACAGGA ATAACTGATGCTGTAGTTGTTGCACGAATTCTTAATGCTACATTAGTTGTGCCAGAGTTGGACCATCATTCCTATTGGAAAGATGATAG TGACTTTGTCAACATCTTTGATGTTGATTGGTTCATTTCCTACCTTGCAAAAGATGTGACAATCGTCAAAAGAGTTCCTGATAAAGTCATGCGAACAATGGAAAAACCTCCATATACCATGCGTGTACCAAGAAAATCACCCCCTGAGTATTATCTAGATCAAGTTCTGCCTATACTATTGAGAAGACAT GTTGTTCAATTGACAAAGTTTGATTATAGACTTGCAAATAACCTTGATGAGGAAGAGCTACAAAAGTTGCGCTGCCGGGTTAATTATCATGCATTAAGATTTGCAAAATCAATACAAGATATTGGTCAAGGACTTgttatgaaaatgagaaagatGACTAGTCGTTTTATTGCAGTTCACTTGAG GTTTGAACCTGATATGCTTGCATTTTCTGGATGCTACTATGGTGGCggtgaaaaagaaagatttgaGCTTGGTGAAATAAGAAAGAGATGGGATACATTACCT GATTTAAGTGCGGAGGAAGAGCGAGCAAGAGGGAAATGTCCACTTACTCCTCACGAAGTGGGATTGATGCTGCGCGCACTTGGATTTGCTAACGACACATACATCTATGTTGCATCCGGAGAAATATATGGCGGAGAAGAGACTCTACGGCCACTAAGAGAACTCTTTCCGAACTTCTATACAAAGGAGATGCTCGCTAATGAGGAACTAAAGCCTTTCCTTCCATTTTCTTCCCGCCTGGCAGCCATCGACTATATTGTTTGTGATGAAAGTGACGTCTTTGTCACCAACAACAATGGAAATATGGCCAAGATTCTTGCAGGCCAAAG GAGGTATGCAGGGCATAAGAGGACCATCAGACCAAATGCTAAAAGGCTTAGTAAATTATTGATGGTAAGGAATAAGATGGACTGGGATACATTTGCTAAAAAAGTGAAAGCGTGCCAGAGAGGATTCATGGGCGAGCCAGATGAGATGAGACCTGGGCGAGGTGAGTTCCATGAATATCCATCTTCTTGCATCTGTGAGAAACCGTTCAGTAATGATGAAAGCGGCAAGGACGAAGGTCACTTGTTACACCAAGTTCCTATGAACTCAAAGGAAAATGTTCAATCGAAGTATTTTAAGGAGAATCCAGGTGATGAAAGCCTAAGAATCTCAAAGAAGAGAAGCATGGAAGAAGACCCAGTAAATCTAACAGATGCTGAAGATGATGATAAATTTCCAGACTAG
- the LOC8287960 gene encoding protein NONRESPONDING TO OXYLIPINS 2, mitochondrial isoform X2, producing MASSCRRFISKSSLSSIKSAIRSNAPKSPSPSPSSPSSLPSASLPRRFSFSSRAPCELGCVQSLLPLHSAVAVARMTSCLSTTSRSCRALSQGTLCCTSPGL from the exons atggCCTCATCTTGCCGTAGATTTATCTCCAAATCATCTCTATCATCCATTAAATCAGCTATCAGATCCAACGCTCCAAAATCTCCCTCTCCCTCCCCCTCTTCTCCCTCTTCACTCCCTTCTGCTTCCCTTCCTCGCCGCTTCTCCTTCTCTTCCAG AGCTCCGTGTGAATTGGGATGCGTGCAGTCGCTACTGCCGTTACACAGCGCAGTCGCGGTTGCGAGGATGACGTCATGTTTGAGTACGACATCGAGGAGTTGCCGTGCGCTATCTCAGGGTACACTCTGCTGCACCTCTCCTGGCCTCTAA